The following nucleotide sequence is from uncultured Roseateles sp..
GACTCGTACGAGTTGCGCGATGGTCAATGGCTGGCCGTGTGGTCGCAGGCCACGGCCATCAAGACCTGACGCCATGCGCCAACAGATACGCGACGAGATTGAAGCCATAGCCCCGCTGGACGACTTGGAGGCCGCGCACCGGGTCGATGCACTGGCCTGGGTGGACTCGGGTGCGCCGCTGTGCCGCACGGGCAAGCCGGCGACGCCGCCCAAACATCTGGTGTCGTACTTTGCCGTGGTTGATGCACGCGGCATTCTGCTGGTGGACCACCGCAATGCCGAGCTCTGGCTGCCGGCCGGCGGGCATGTCGAGCCCGACGAGCATCCGCGCACGACGGTCGCGCGCGAGTTGCTGGAAGAGCTGGGCTTTGCTGCGCCGCATGACATAGCCCCGCCGCTGATGGTCACCTGCACCACCACCGTGGGCCAGACGGCAGGGCATACCGATGTGTCGCTCTGGTACGTCGTCCGCACCGAACGCGCCCAGCCCATCCGCTACGACGAGGGTGAATTCAAGGCCGTGCGCTGGTTCGACTTCGAGGCCGTGCCGCATGAGCGCAGCGATCCGCACTTGCACCGGTTTCTGGCGAAGCTGGTCGCCCATAGTCACGCAGACTGAGCCGTCCCGGCTCAGGTAACAATGTCCGCATGACCAAGACCGCCGCCGCCCCGCTTCCCCACACCCTCAGCGCCGACGATTTGTGGGCCTTTGAGCGCATAGGCCAGCTCGCGCTGTCGCCCGACGGCGAGCGCGCCGTCTGCTCGGTGGCCCGCAGTGCCATGGACGACAACACCTCGTCCAGCAGCCTGTGGTTGCTGCCCACGCGCAAGCGCGCGGCACGCCCGCTGACCCACTGTGGCGACAAGGACGGCCAGCCAGCCTGGTCGCCCACCGGCGAGCACATCGCCTTCCTGGCGCGGCGCGAGCAGCAGGGCAGCAAGGACGACACGCCGCAGCTCTACCTGATCGCGCCCGACGGCGGCGAGGCCCAGCGCAAGAGCGCCTTTGCGCCGGGCATCGAGTCGTTCAAATGGCTGGCCGATGGGCGGCGCATCGTGTTTGCCGCCTGGGTCTGGCCCGAGCTGAAGGGCGCGGCCGCGCAGGCCAAGGCATTCAAGGCCTTCAGCGAACGCAAGGAAAGCGGCTACGCCACCAGCGAGGCGTTTTACCGCCACTGGGACCACAACGTGCCCATGGGCCGCGTGCTGCACCTGCTGCTGCTCGATACGGGCAGCGGCCGCATCACCGATCTGTTCGAGGGCACAGGGCTGGAGCTACCGCGCGACGCTGCCGGCAACGAGGTCTACGACCCCAGCCCGGACGGCAGGCGCATCGCCTTCGCCCACGACCCGGCGCCGACCCAGGTGCCCGGCAACCGCCAGGTGCTGGCCGAGATCGAGATCGCCAGCCGCCGCGTCAAGACGCTGGCCGACGACCCGGCCTGGGAGTTCAGTGCGCCGCGCTACCGCCCCGACGGCAAGGCCGTGGCCGTAATCGCCGCCCATACCGGCAGACGCCACACGGCCACCGGCCAGCTGGCCCTGGTCGAGGCCAGGGGCTGGCGCCTGCTCGGCGATACGCCATGGGACCACCATGTCGACGCCCCGCTGCGCTGGGCCGGCGACGGCAGC
It contains:
- a CDS encoding NUDIX hydrolase — protein: MRQQIRDEIEAIAPLDDLEAAHRVDALAWVDSGAPLCRTGKPATPPKHLVSYFAVVDARGILLVDHRNAELWLPAGGHVEPDEHPRTTVARELLEELGFAAPHDIAPPLMVTCTTTVGQTAGHTDVSLWYVVRTERAQPIRYDEGEFKAVRWFDFEAVPHERSDPHLHRFLAKLVAHSHAD